The Capricornis sumatraensis isolate serow.1 chromosome 15, serow.2, whole genome shotgun sequence DNA segment CATGACCCCTGTCCAATGACTGCTCTAGGCACTAGGGCATCTGAGGGCAATGCCAGAGCTAGAAAGGAACTCAAGGGTTATCTAGCCCAAAtgcctcattttacaaatagggaaactgaggcccagtgagGGGAGGTGACTCACAGCCACCTGTTGCTGAAGGAAGGATACCAGGCTATCGAGCCTTTCAGGAGGTTCTTTTCACGTATCTGTCGTGACATGTTAGTGTCTGTGATATCTGTGTGTAAAATAttagtctggaggctggaaaatATTGTCACTTCAGAGTTGCCAAGAGTAGACTTGGGAGGTAAACTGAATTCTTTCACTTCTAAGAAAGACCGGCCCTCTTCATTCCTTAGGGAGTCTAGAGAGTGACTGATTGAGCCATCCACCCGCCGGCAAGCCAACTAGCAGTCTATgccatgcctggtcagggaacaaagttCAAGCCCCTACCCTCAAGGGTTGTGCAGGGCTTTGACGGCCAAGTTTAGGAGTCAGGACCACAAGTGACAGGGAGCCACTGAAGGGCTGTGTTTTGTCTTCCTCCCTCAGAGGCCCTTCCAAGTCTGCTTTGCCTCTAAGACTCCTGACACTTACTTCTGCACCCAAGAGATGTGAAGTTTATTCTTTAATGCAAAAAAGTATTTGACTAAATGCTTGCTTTAACACACTTTCTCTCAATCAAGATCTCTCAGACTGAAGTAATAAGGATAAAGTTCACTGATATTTCTCAGAAGGCGGCTTTGGAAATGTGGACGGCTTCCTGGGTCAGCCCCTCTTTGGtgaacagatggggaaatgggCCTGGAGGAGAGCAGGCGGAGGAGGGCAGGGTCACACTGGAAGAGGGTCGGAATGGGCCCACGGCCTCAGCTTCCTGCCACTGGCAGTGTGAAGCGGGGAGGGGCAGCGTTCAGGTTTGGAAAAAGTGGTGAGGCCTCCCTGTGGAGACACTCCACAAGCTGCCAGGAAGAGAGGTGAGAGGCCAGAACTGCTCAAATGGCCAGCCATGGAGAAGGTTCATGTTCACCCGTATCTGACACGACACTCTCGAACATCTGGGTCCCTCGTGAGGAGACGGCCGTACAGGCAGGGATTTCTCTCCAAGAGGCAAAAATCCCTGGATGGTCCTGGGCAAGCAAGTGGCCAAACAGGACTCTGGCCTCTCAGGAAAGAGCACTGTCTAGGTGTTCCTCTCCCTTTTAGGATACTGTCATTTCGGGGCttgtaaaaaaataattaagggaATTCCTGTAGAGGTGCTGACATGGCCTCCCAAATGAGGTCTCTCCCTAACTCCACGCAGCCCTGACGACCGGGACTGTAATTATGCGCCTACAGGACTGCCTCGGAGCCCTCCCTCCTGCTGAGCTCCTCAAGCAGCGCAGGCCTTCTCAGGTTCTGGGTTTGGTACAGGGCCTGGCAAATACTCCCTGTAGCAAAGAATGAGTGGGAGAGCTGGATGATCAGATCGCATCCCTAAGAAGCTAGGGTCGGTGGAGGGCAGTGGGGGCACAGAAAAGAGGCGAGAACATGTGTGAAGACTTGGCCTTGAGCCAAGCTCCAGTGGGTGCTATGATCTccgttttacaggtgaggaaactgaggcttagggacATATGGTCACAGAGACGGGGGCATAGGGTCTAGGCTCCCCAAAACCTCGTCTCTCACGTCTGTCAGTCCTAAGTTGTTCCCCAAGTTCACCCCACCAAGACCTGACAGCTGAAAGGGAGACCCAAGGCTTCTGTCTGAAACCTTCAGCTGTTGCTCAGCCAGCTACTCCCTTTTACCTCAGGAACACTCTATAACCCAAGTTTTTCTCAAGATATGGACTTCTCTCCCTGAACCTGGCAGACCAAACTCTGCCCCTCTTCTGGCTTTTAGTCAGGATCACCTTCCCTTGTTGCCAAGGAGAGCACTGCTTagttcttccttctttccagaGCAGAGACCCTTTCTCCCCTTGGGGGTGGAGTCGGGGAGGGGGTTGGGACTGAGGGTGAGCTCTGCACTAGATGCCAGGAGCCAGGGTTCTGGCTTGGCCCGCTGACTGAACGCAAGAGCGACCCCTCCCTGGCGGTTTCCTGCAGCTATTCCATGGGAGTCTATCATCTTTCTCtgtcctccctccccagcctgctTTCTTCCCTGCCTTGTCTTCTCTCTTTGGATCCACTTCTCCCCATGTGTGATGATCTAGAAAGGGCAGGGGCCTTCCTGCCAATCCTGTTGCTTTCACTGCACAAATGCTATTGTGTTTCcaactgaaaaaaatcccatCTTAAGTTAAATGCTGCTGTGATTGGGTCACCCCCTATCCCCAGCACACCCTTATCTGTGATGGTTCCATCAGCTGGAAACTGAAGGCTTCTCAATCAGGACTGAGTTTGTGGGCCTGCCACCAACATGTCAACCTTAGACCCTTTCACTCTCTCCCAACATTGCCCTCCAGGGCAGCCAGATCCTGATGGTCCTTCCTGTTACTTTCAGCCCAGGCAGTCTCTTTAGCTATAAGCCAGAGATGCTTTGATTAGACAGTGAAAAATAACATCTCCTTTATTATTTCACGGCTCCAGTACTCACACTGGCTTCAGGCCAAAGCCTGAACCTCACCAGGTCCTCTCCATTTAGGGCGCTTGTTATATCTTATCTGTGGGATTATATACCCAACGTCATTCCCTTTAGCCCAGATGACTCCCTGATGACAGAGACGATCCATCTTGTCCACTGTGTGGCCCCAAGGCCTAGTCCCCTACAGGATTCCATACGGCTTAAGTGCCTTGGCTTGAATAACAACGCAAGACCCCGAGAGGTGGGGGGAAACCCAGTCTTTCAGGAAGTCTGCATGAACATTAGCACTCAACAGAGGGCTGAGTGAAGTCACCTGGGCAAGTGGATCTCTCGGGAGAGGGAAGaagtccaggaaggcttcctgacAGAGGCCTCCTGGGCTAACGTGGTACGATGATTAAATCATAAAGCACATGCAGGCTGCCCTGCAAGGGCAATACTACCTTCCCAGAGCTCAGTCACCTTCCTCAAGTGCATCCAGGAGGACACGAAGATCCTAGGAGAAAGGATTCTCTGTATGTTAGGGGTAGGAAGACTGTTTGCTCCAAAAACCACATTTTACCTATAAGGAAACTGAGGGCCAGACGAGAGCATGGACCAGCTCCTACAAAAGCCCAGACCAAGGCCTCATGGAATCCTGTGGTTACCAGGTACCAGTCATTTCACACTAGGAGCCACAGAGACCACCAGAATTGCTGGGTGTGGTTTTCTAATACCTCGTACCCTGCTCTTTTGCAGGAGAGGCATCTCCTTCTCATTTTCCTGAAAGGCATTTCAGGAAGAGGGGCTGGGTGCTGCTGTGGTAAGATGGAGAGCAGTGCTGGACAGACGGAATGCTGATCTGGCAGTCACCTTGGGGAGGGGCGGCCTGCAGGCTCCCTGATGGAAAAGGCCACACATCTTTCAGAGAGAGGCCTGTTTGTGACTCTTTAGTGAGCCTGACCTATGACAGAAAGCTGCTTTCtagaggagagaaaaataagcaataaTCTTGGCTTCATTTATCATCCAGGTGTCTCCATGGGAGAGCGTGGTCACAAAAgccttttttgcttgtttgttttgtttttggaattTGCAGTTGTCTGTTTTCTTAAGTCTTCCCACTAGGCTAGAGTCATGAGCTCCTGGAGAGTCAGGCCCAGGTCTTGGCCCTGAAATCCCCAGCAAGCCCAGGACAGGGACTCAGTGTTTGCTGAACAAACCATCCCTTCCATGTGTAGGACTCCTCAGCTTGACAAGACTTTGTTGAACCACAAAATACATCCAGAaacccagaagaagaaaaaaaagaatgcagggagaaaaacagaagcaTCAGAAAGCAAAACACCCAGCAGATACAATCAATAAGTTTGGTTCTCTCAAAATACCTTTAAAATGAACAAATCTTTGGCAAGTTTTGaccaagaaaagagaaagtgcTGATAGACAATGGTAGGAATGAAAAAGAGATAAACGGACAATGCGGAGATTGAAAAGGGCAGGAGAAAACTACACAGTACTTTAGAACAATAAATTAGCAATCTAGGTAAAATGACCCAAGTTCTTTCACAATAAACTCTCACAATAGTCCTGTGCCTTGGACAGGCAGCGCTCCTGTTACGTTTTCTAGGAGACAAGATGGAGAGGTGGACACCCAGCATGGGGCCCTGACAAGGCACCCGGCTTTGTCTCAAAGGTCACGGCCATGGGAACACGTGCACATCGACAGCACAGAACCGCGCTTCCAGCCATTGCCCAGAGCCCCCTGCATGGCCGGCCggccttatttatttttccacttgAAATGCCGAAAGgggtttcactttatttttacttcaaaagCAGCACCATAAAAATCCTCGATGATTAGAGCTCCAGCTGTCTTAAGTTGTTTGTCAAGGGATCGGTTACCCCGATCTCCTATGGAGGGAAACAGTTTCAGGCGAGAAGCCATGGGAGCTGAGAAACGCACATGCCTCCTCTCTGAAAACTTTCAGGCTCCCTCCTGTTCACCGCCTGGCCTGCcctctgctcccccacccccaaccccaccatcTGCTCTCCAGAGAGCAGATCGAATTTTCGAGCTAAGGTACTCTGGCGCCAAGGACTCTGCCCCTCCATACTACCCTCTCTGCCCCCCACCAACTCAGAAATCCAATACCACGACCAAACGGACTGCAGCCACATAAAACCACAGAGTAAAGTTTATAAAGCTTTATTAAACATTTCAAACAGCTGTGCAACGAACACACCAGAAATAAAGCCCCAGAATAGCAGTCCAAATGTCCCGCAAGTGTGGCCTTGAGGTCCCGTTCCCTAGATGGACTGCCTCCAGTTCTGTCCTCTGCCTGgcccatctccctcccacttcaggCAAGAGAAAGATGGATGCTTTAGATTGGAGGGACAACCATGCTGAGCCCCAGTGGGCAGGGGCCAGGAGACAGTCTCGTTTGCTGACACTTTTACTGAAgcgcagaaaaaagaaaagagcaagtgACAGTCACAAAGTCTTCCTGTGTATTCTTCGTAAGGTACAGTCTATACATGCGCAGGACCGGAGAAACTCCTGGCACGAGGGCGATGGCCACTGCTCGCCTCTGTCTCGTTTGAACCACCTCGGAGTCCAGCGTGCTGGTCACTCTGCAATCCCCATGCTAAATACACACTGTAGCGGCACCTATGAGCTACCTATTGTGACACCTCAAAATCAGAACACGTTCAATAAAGCTTCTTTATAAGGGATTTACAACATGTACTTGTACAGGTACGTAAACACACACGCAGCACGCACAGCACACCACACCAAAAAATATCCAAACACCTATCGAGGGGATCCTGGCTGTTATGAAACACACAAGTACGCTCCCATTCACTCAGCTGGGGACTGCTAGATCTGCATAAACACCCTGCACATCAATCCTGCAGCGCATGCATGGGAGACACAATGAGGCCCCCTCCTCACGACAGCtgaaaggcaggaggaagggCAAAGGAAGCGAAGCTGGGTGGCTGAGCAGGAGCCCAGACCCCTGGATGAAAGAGCAACATGTTATCTGTTACTTCTTCCTTCAAAATGAAGTGGGGAAAATACTGAAGATCTGTGGCCAGCAGGCGAGACACAGAGCTGTCCAGCCTGTCGGCcgggaaagaaagatgaaaaagcgAGGCTCTCGGGCGTCAGCAATCTCTTTATATTCGAGATAAGTGCAAAAACGAGCCCTGTCTTGAACAGGTGCTCCCCAAAAAAGGAAAGGGGTAAAGAGAACTTACAGGAAGCCAAGAGAGGGACGGAGGAGTCAGTAACACTCGGAAGGGGGACAGAGGCGACAAAGAGACTGGCATTTTATCTGCCCCGGTCATGCTGGGGCAGTTGACCAGGATGGGTGCAGATGCCTCGCGGGAATGTGGCGAGGGGGGTGGCCATCCTACCAGCCGGGGGCCAAGATGGGGACAGAACACACACAACCACAAGACCACCCACGACTACAGGACTCTACAATAAAAGCACCGGTCAGTGCCCATTATTCACATTATAAGGATAAAACATCACAGGCCAAAAAGGCGCCGTCAGGAATGTGGCACCCGCAGGACTGCGGGatttgaaactccaatgctttatGACCTATGTCAATGCCTCCCCTCCCGTCTTCTGCTTCCTTGGAAAGCTAACTGGGCTGGCTGTTAGGTGCCCACGACGCCGGGGTCGTGCGCCGATTCTGGAAGCGGGGAATCGGAGCAGTGGTACAGGAAACAGTTTCCCCAGCAGCTATAGCAGATGAGGAACAAGGCTGCCAGGAAAACCAAGGCACAAATTGTGCAAGGCTTCCGCTCCAGGAGGAAGCTGAGCAGGTAGAAGCCCATGAACATGGAGTGGCTGAACCACAGGGCGGGGTTGAGGGGCTTGGGGATGAGGAGGACGGGCAGCAGCCACTGGAGGCAATACATGATCTCTGCCGGACAGGGCCTTCGCCAAGGCCACCGGGCACCGCTGCAGGAACCGACCTAATAGGAGCTAGCGGGCGCAGGCGGCTGCCCTCTGCTTTCTTCAACCCTCGCTCTCCAGGAGCTGAGCCGCTGTGCTCTCTGGCTGTCAGCCCGGGATCACCAAGGCAGCAGGGATCCTGAAGAGAAAAGTCAACACAATAGACAAACAGACACAAAACAGAcagacaaacagacaaaaaaaaaaaaaacaggaacagAATGTATACTTATTTGGAAAAATGGATCATGGTTAACAACAGCAAATGTGAATGCCctttcctccctgccctcccatgGAAGTCTACTCTTCTCCAAGTCACCCTTTGAAGAAGTGTCCTGGGGGTCTCCCCTTCTGGCGGGTGGAGGGGGGGCGGCTCGGCCAGAGGGCTCTAGGCAGGTCCGGCACAGTGGACTGGCTtt contains these protein-coding regions:
- the BLCAP gene encoding apoptosis inducing factor BLCAP, which gives rise to MYCLQWLLPVLLIPKPLNPALWFSHSMFMGFYLLSFLLERKPCTICALVFLAALFLICYSCWGNCFLYHCSDSPLPESAHDPGVVGT